The following are from one region of the Deltaproteobacteria bacterium genome:
- a CDS encoding sulfotransferase domain-containing protein codes for MEILPDDVFLVSYPKSGNTWMRFLIGNYISDHKVDFTNSHLVVPDLHFNPEYCKEIHARPRFIKSHMPYTSKYPRVIYIVRDGRDVAVSYYYYRLKRGDLSKEETSFSEYLKDFYLEGIPLFGTWSQNVASWLDRMKDGNILLLKYEDVLKDTETELVKALEFAGLDIEKKRLERAIEESSFPRMQELEVRQHNECPTLGKELENKDILFVREGRSGGWKNYFSIEDEKAFYKYNNSVMDKLGYI; via the coding sequence ATGGAGATTCTGCCCGATGATGTATTTCTGGTATCTTATCCCAAATCGGGAAATACATGGATGAGATTTCTCATAGGTAACTATATTTCAGATCATAAGGTAGACTTTACTAACAGCCATCTTGTAGTCCCCGATCTTCATTTTAATCCTGAATATTGTAAAGAAATTCATGCCAGACCAAGATTTATAAAAAGCCATATGCCTTATACTTCCAAATATCCTCGCGTTATTTACATTGTGAGGGATGGCAGAGATGTGGCTGTTTCCTATTATTATTATCGATTGAAAAGGGGAGACCTATCTAAAGAAGAAACTTCTTTTTCGGAATATTTAAAAGACTTTTATTTGGAGGGTATCCCTCTGTTTGGAACCTGGTCGCAGAATGTTGCTTCCTGGCTTGACAGGATGAAAGATGGAAATATCCTCTTGCTCAAGTACGAAGACGTGTTAAAAGATACTGAGACAGAACTAGTAAAAGCTCTCGAATTTGCCGGACTTGATATTGAAAAAAAACGTCTTGAAAGGGCGATTGAGGAATCATCCTTTCCCAGGATGCAGGAACTAGAAGTCAGACAACATAATGAGTGCCCAACGCTTGGGAAAGAGCTTGAAAATAAAGATATTCTTTTTGTCAGGGAGGGAAGGTCTGGCGGATGGAAAAACTATTTTTCAATAGAGGATGAGAAGGCTTTTTACAAGTATAATAATTCTGTTATGGACAAACTAGGCTATATCTGA
- a CDS encoding class I SAM-dependent methyltransferase has protein sequence MTDVINPLLPDSEIILLKKYFTLTLIRDWESNYRIDISSELKGIEEICLYRCKKSRLDFFYPVSASGGPELYKKLQNFDWFYMPEKWEFDEALKDLKDGGRLLEIGCGRGFFIEKVLNQFPEIMAKGIESNGDALVEPLEKGLPVEMARTTDLIERKELFDAVCSFQVLEHISSPRSFFDDVLKLLKPGGLLILCVPNKESFIKHQFNLLDMPPHHMTRWSLTTFKFLENIFPLKLEKASFEPLADYHIDWYLQTYKDFIRHKVRIPLVLMDYAAYLFKKRGLNRYCKGHSLYVRFKKL, from the coding sequence ATGACGGATGTAATAAATCCATTGCTGCCGGATTCTGAAATTATTTTATTAAAAAAATATTTTACATTGACTTTGATACGCGATTGGGAATCAAATTATAGGATTGACATTTCATCTGAACTCAAAGGAATAGAGGAAATCTGTCTTTACAGGTGTAAAAAGAGCCGGCTTGATTTTTTTTATCCAGTCTCTGCAAGTGGTGGCCCTGAACTATATAAGAAACTGCAAAATTTTGATTGGTTCTACATGCCGGAAAAATGGGAGTTTGATGAAGCACTGAAAGACCTGAAAGATGGTGGAAGACTTCTTGAGATTGGATGTGGCAGAGGTTTCTTTATCGAAAAGGTTTTAAATCAATTCCCTGAAATCATGGCAAAAGGAATAGAATCTAATGGTGATGCTCTGGTAGAACCATTAGAAAAAGGACTCCCTGTAGAAATGGCACGTACAACGGATTTGATTGAAAGGAAAGAATTGTTTGATGCTGTATGCAGCTTTCAGGTTCTTGAACATATAAGTTCACCGCGCAGCTTTTTTGATGATGTGTTAAAACTTTTAAAACCGGGTGGATTACTTATCCTTTGCGTACCAAATAAAGAAAGTTTCATCAAACATCAATTTAACCTTCTGGATATGCCACCTCATCACATGACAAGGTGGAGCCTGACAACATTTAAGTTTCTGGAGAATATTTTTCCTTTAAAGCTTGAAAAAGCTTCCTTTGAGCCATTGGCGGATTACCATATTGATTGGTATTTGCAGACATATAAAGACTTTATTCGTCATAAAGTCCGAATTCCATTGGTGCTGATGGATTATGCTGCTTATTTGTTTAAAAAAAGAGGACTTAATAGATATTGTAAAGGACACAGTTTATATGTGAGATTTAAAAAGTTATGA
- a CDS encoding glycosyltransferase family 4 protein — translation MKDLLLRTAKDISFLGLFKELYCNYQKRRFFSKLQSSKEKLLLFPVKNVSRKKDELLNIVQISTYDNLGGAALVAFRLYNIYRGKGHHSIMFVGYKSSKDENVINIMNSRDDAFREICQEEGLLYWNFLSSFNLANKAAFKDGHILHFHNVHGYYFSYHALPGLTRLKPTVWTLHDMQSITGHCAFSYDCGKWETGCGDCPLLDASPALEKDTTAMLWKDKKELYREAEVDIVVPSKWLYNIVKKSILSDKDVHLIYNGIDTSLFKPKPKSEMRRKFNIDSEKIVFITSIAGGMKNSQKGASYLLEALKKMEFKKDIVLICMGEKDESYEIEGVTWMNTGHIFCEEKLAEWYCAADLFLYPSLADNCPLAVLEAMACGLPVVTFATGGIPELVKHMETGYVARYRDIDDFIKGIETFLYDRDLGLLAGKMARINAENNFSLHQMTASYLDLYYNVINKRYNSNKS, via the coding sequence TTGAAGGATTTACTCTTAAGAACAGCTAAGGACATCTCTTTTTTAGGGCTCTTTAAAGAGTTGTATTGCAATTATCAGAAACGCAGATTTTTTAGTAAACTTCAGTCCTCAAAAGAAAAGCTCCTCCTTTTTCCTGTAAAAAATGTTTCCAGGAAAAAAGATGAGCTTCTTAATATAGTTCAGATCAGTACTTACGATAATTTAGGTGGGGCTGCTCTTGTGGCTTTTCGACTGTACAATATCTATAGAGGAAAAGGACATCACTCTATAATGTTTGTTGGATATAAGTCGAGTAAAGATGAAAATGTGATTAACATTATGAATAGCCGCGATGATGCTTTTCGTGAAATTTGTCAGGAGGAAGGTCTTTTATACTGGAACTTCCTTTCTTCATTCAATCTTGCTAATAAAGCGGCATTTAAAGATGGCCATATACTGCATTTCCACAATGTACATGGTTATTATTTTAGTTATCATGCGTTACCCGGCCTGACGAGGCTAAAACCCACTGTATGGACACTCCATGATATGCAATCCATAACAGGTCACTGCGCTTTTTCCTATGACTGTGGCAAGTGGGAGACAGGTTGTGGGGATTGTCCACTCCTCGATGCTTCGCCGGCCCTGGAAAAGGATACGACTGCAATGCTTTGGAAAGATAAAAAAGAGCTCTATAGGGAGGCTGAGGTTGATATCGTTGTCCCCTCAAAGTGGCTCTATAATATTGTAAAGAAGAGTATTTTGTCGGATAAAGATGTACATCTCATCTATAATGGAATAGATACATCGTTATTTAAACCGAAACCTAAATCTGAAATGCGAAGAAAGTTTAACATAGATTCCGAAAAGATTGTTTTCATTACCTCTATAGCTGGTGGCATGAAAAACTCACAAAAGGGAGCCTCTTATTTGCTGGAAGCTCTAAAAAAAATGGAATTTAAAAAAGACATTGTTCTCATATGTATGGGGGAGAAGGATGAAAGCTATGAAATAGAGGGTGTAACCTGGATGAATACGGGGCATATATTTTGTGAAGAAAAGCTTGCGGAATGGTATTGTGCTGCCGATCTATTCCTCTACCCCTCTTTAGCTGATAATTGTCCTCTTGCTGTTCTTGAAGCGATGGCATGCGGACTTCCTGTGGTGACATTTGCTACAGGTGGAATTCCCGAACTTGTAAAACATATGGAAACGGGTTATGTAGCAAGGTACAGGGACATTGATGACTTTATAAAAGGAATAGAAACCTTTCTATATGATAGGGACTTAGGGCTCTTGGCAGGGAAAATGGCACGGATAAATGCTGAAAACAACTTTTCACTCCATCAAATGACCGCTTCATATTTGGATCTCTATTATAATGTTATTAATAAAAGGTACAATTCGAATAAAAGTTAA
- a CDS encoding glycosyltransferase, producing the protein MKISVITPSLNSVRYMEDSIISVLKQNYSNFEHIIVDGGSTDCTIDMLKKYPHLKWISEPDNGQSQAMNKGFEMSSGDIIVYLNADDYFEPGAFFKVSSFFRENRSAIFLVGKLRVIEESGNQWINNPKISFADMIRWWESQAYPYNPAAYFYKREIHEQGCKFNEDEHYFMDWEFLLDASKLCKFNKIDAILGNFRLMHGTKTFETKTTSYYTRRYNASIRFAASLGNEEKVAFMHDLDQIYKQEIKKYRNEKNT; encoded by the coding sequence ATGAAAATATCAGTCATTACTCCATCTCTGAACAGTGTGAGATATATGGAAGATTCCATTATTTCTGTTTTAAAACAAAATTATTCCAACTTTGAACATATTATTGTTGATGGAGGTTCCACCGACTGCACTATTGATATGTTAAAGAAATATCCTCATTTAAAATGGATTTCTGAACCAGACAATGGCCAATCCCAAGCCATGAATAAAGGTTTTGAAATGTCTTCGGGAGATATTATTGTATATTTAAATGCGGATGACTACTTTGAGCCTGGGGCATTTTTTAAAGTATCAAGCTTTTTCAGGGAAAACAGGAGTGCCATATTTCTTGTAGGAAAACTGCGTGTTATAGAAGAATCTGGAAATCAATGGATTAATAATCCAAAGATATCATTTGCAGATATGATAAGATGGTGGGAATCCCAAGCTTATCCATATAATCCGGCAGCTTATTTTTACAAGAGAGAAATTCATGAACAAGGCTGCAAATTTAATGAAGATGAACATTATTTTATGGACTGGGAGTTTTTACTGGATGCATCTAAATTATGCAAATTTAATAAAATTGATGCTATCTTGGGGAACTTCAGATTAATGCATGGGACAAAAACATTCGAAACGAAGACGACCTCATATTATACCCGCCGATATAATGCATCCATACGTTTTGCAGCTTCCCTCGGGAATGAAGAGAAAGTGGCTTTTATGCATGATCTAGATCAAATCTATAAGCAGGAAATAAAAAAATATAGAAATGAAAAAAATACGTGA
- a CDS encoding glycosyltransferase, protein MPEITVIIPTLNRADYLKTALESLREQTLSNSHFEVIVVDNGSQDNTLEVTEHFIRNNNINLRYVLEKNYGLHNGRHRGAVEAKSEILSYIDDDVIVTKAWLQSIKEAFSDGDVSLVGGKILPHWEGDIPHWLNSFKYDVDGGWAIGYLSLLDLGDRVKRIPAHYVYGCNFSIRKSILYECGGFNPDGMPQELIKYRGNGESALSEQIMNKNNISLYVPSAAVFHRIPEMRLTIEYFCRRAYNQGISDSFSEIRKAGALTKQEKENRDSSSFINRLKQLLTFSPVFSEEAEIEKNNIQKQVREAYQKGKAYHRSQVEKDPHLLKYVLKDNYFKD, encoded by the coding sequence ATGCCTGAAATAACGGTAATTATTCCCACTCTTAATCGAGCTGACTATTTAAAAACAGCATTAGAAAGTTTAAGAGAACAAACACTCAGCAATAGCCATTTTGAAGTGATTGTTGTAGACAATGGCTCACAGGACAATACTTTAGAGGTTACAGAACATTTCATCAGAAATAACAATATTAATTTAAGGTATGTTCTTGAAAAGAATTATGGATTGCATAATGGAAGACATCGAGGTGCAGTGGAAGCAAAGTCTGAAATCCTTTCCTATATTGATGACGATGTTATTGTTACAAAAGCTTGGCTTCAGTCGATTAAGGAAGCTTTCAGTGATGGGGATGTCTCTTTGGTTGGTGGGAAAATATTACCACACTGGGAAGGCGATATTCCTCATTGGTTAAATTCTTTTAAATACGATGTTGACGGGGGCTGGGCAATTGGGTATTTGAGCCTTCTCGATTTGGGCGATAGAGTGAAAAGAATACCTGCTCATTATGTTTACGGCTGTAACTTTTCTATCCGAAAGTCTATTCTTTATGAATGCGGAGGTTTTAATCCTGATGGTATGCCGCAGGAACTAATAAAGTACAGGGGAAATGGAGAGAGTGCTCTTTCAGAGCAAATAATGAATAAAAACAATATATCTCTCTATGTTCCTTCTGCTGCTGTTTTCCATCGAATCCCTGAAATGCGTTTGACAATAGAGTACTTTTGCCGGAGGGCATATAATCAGGGGATTTCAGACTCCTTTTCAGAAATCAGGAAAGCAGGTGCTTTGACGAAACAGGAAAAAGAGAATAGAGATTCTTCTTCATTTATTAATCGCTTAAAACAGCTATTAACGTTTTCTCCTGTCTTTTCGGAAGAAGCCGAGATTGAAAAAAATAATATTCAGAAACAGGTCAGAGAGGCTTACCAGAAGGGGAAGGCCTACCACCGTTCCCAAGTGGAAAAAGATCCCCATCTTTTGAAATATGTATTAAAGGACAATTACTTCAAGGATTAA
- a CDS encoding DegT/DnrJ/EryC1/StrS family aminotransferase, with product MIPVNAPLLDGREKELLLECIDSGWISSEGPFVRQFEEQFSARVDRKYGIAVANGSAALDVAVAAIGIGKGDEVIMPAFTIISPAASVVRAGGIPVLVDSDPFTWNMDISQVERKITEKTKAIMVVHIYGLPVDMNPLIEIAEKHGLKIIEDAAEMHGQTYNGKPCGSFGDISTFSFYSNKHITTGEGGMAVTDDEGLAEKCRYYRNLCFQSKKRFVHEDMGWNYRMTNMQAALGLAQLERLDEFVARKRHVGEFYTSLISNIPGLQLPLSQTGYAENIYWIYGLVLNKEIPFDAGEAMRRLRKKEIGTRPFFWPMHEQPVFNKIGLFDGEKHPVAECLARRGFYIPSGLALTKEQMGQVCGVLKEVLG from the coding sequence ATGATTCCCGTGAATGCCCCCCTTCTTGATGGTCGTGAGAAAGAACTTCTTCTGGAGTGTATAGACAGTGGTTGGATCTCTTCAGAAGGTCCCTTTGTCAGGCAGTTTGAAGAACAATTTTCTGCAAGAGTTGATCGCAAATATGGTATTGCCGTAGCCAATGGTTCTGCTGCCCTGGATGTTGCTGTGGCAGCGATAGGTATTGGCAAGGGCGATGAAGTCATTATGCCGGCTTTTACGATTATTTCGCCGGCTGCCTCTGTCGTAAGAGCAGGTGGTATCCCGGTTTTGGTGGACAGTGATCCTTTTACCTGGAACATGGATATCTCCCAGGTTGAGAGAAAGATTACCGAAAAAACGAAGGCGATTATGGTTGTTCATATCTATGGTTTGCCCGTAGATATGAATCCGCTTATAGAGATTGCCGAAAAGCATGGACTGAAAATTATCGAGGATGCAGCCGAGATGCATGGACAGACCTATAATGGGAAACCGTGCGGAAGTTTTGGAGATATCAGCACTTTTAGTTTTTATTCAAATAAACATATAACAACAGGTGAAGGGGGGATGGCAGTAACAGATGATGAAGGATTGGCAGAAAAGTGTAGATACTATCGCAACCTCTGTTTCCAATCTAAAAAGCGATTTGTTCATGAAGACATGGGGTGGAATTATCGGATGACGAATATGCAGGCAGCACTCGGTCTGGCCCAGCTTGAGCGCCTTGATGAGTTTGTTGCCAGAAAACGGCATGTAGGAGAGTTCTATACCTCTTTGATATCAAATATCCCCGGACTGCAACTGCCTTTGTCCCAGACTGGCTATGCTGAAAATATCTATTGGATTTATGGATTGGTACTGAACAAAGAGATCCCTTTTGATGCCGGAGAGGCTATGCGGCGACTTAGAAAAAAAGAGATTGGAACACGACCTTTTTTCTGGCCCATGCATGAGCAGCCAGTGTTTAATAAAATAGGACTTTTTGATGGAGAGAAACATCCGGTCGCAGAATGTTTGGCTAGAAGGGGCTTCTATATACCCAGTGGCCTGGCACTTACAAAAGAACAGATGGGTCAGGTGTGCGGTGTGCTAAAGGAGGTTCTCGGATGA
- a CDS encoding class I SAM-dependent methyltransferase, which translates to MKVFGNGYAGFYDTLYAQKDYVAECDYLERLFEKYSGTPVSSVLDIGCGTGGHTVVLARRGYECAGVDLSPGMLDRAREKAEEAGAAVEFIEGDLRDFDLARRFGTVIAMFAVMGYQTTNEDVENTLRTVRRHLGKGGLFIFDIWSGPAVLSQKPTDREKFIEGGEPDERILRTAKPRLDILNHTVEVDYTVVRTKGKKIIDETKESHLMRFFFPQEMKYFLSKNGFELVVVMPFMEFDKTPSVKDWNVQFVARAC; encoded by the coding sequence ATGAAGGTTTTCGGGAACGGTTACGCCGGTTTCTACGACACACTTTACGCGCAGAAGGACTACGTGGCTGAGTGTGACTACCTGGAAAGGCTTTTTGAGAAGTACTCCGGCACTCCTGTGAGCTCCGTACTTGATATCGGATGCGGTACGGGCGGACACACTGTCGTGCTGGCTCGGCGCGGTTATGAGTGTGCGGGAGTGGATCTTTCCCCCGGAATGCTCGATCGGGCAAGGGAGAAGGCCGAAGAGGCGGGGGCAGCTGTCGAATTCATTGAGGGCGATCTTCGTGACTTTGACTTGGCGAGGCGTTTCGGCACCGTGATTGCCATGTTCGCGGTGATGGGGTATCAGACGACAAATGAGGACGTTGAGAACACGTTAAGGACGGTTAGAAGGCACCTTGGAAAAGGAGGACTCTTTATCTTCGACATATGGTCGGGTCCGGCAGTTCTCAGCCAAAAACCGACGGACAGGGAGAAGTTTATTGAAGGGGGAGAGCCGGACGAGAGGATATTAAGGACTGCAAAGCCCCGGCTCGATATACTGAACCACACAGTGGAGGTCGACTATACGGTTGTGCGTACCAAAGGTAAAAAGATTATAGATGAAACAAAGGAATCACATCTAATGAGATTTTTCTTCCCGCAGGAGATGAAATACTTCCTTTCGAAAAACGGGTTTGAGCTGGTAGTCGTGATGCCCTTTATGGAGTTTGACAAAACCCCCTCAGTAAAGGACTGGAATGTTCAGTTTGTCGCAAGGGCTTGCTAA